In Phreatobacter cathodiphilus, the genomic window GCGCCTCGCCGCGGCTCCCCGGCCGGCCACCGCCGCCTCCAATCCCCAGCTCGAAGAGGCCCTGCGCCGCCTCGCCGACAAGCTCGAGGACAGCCACGCCCGTCCCGAGGACCCGAAGGCCCTGGCCGAGATCGAGCGGCACATCCTCTCCCTCGCTGCCAAGATCGATGCCGCCGACGGCCGCTTCGCCCAGCTCGGCACCATCGAGCGCGGCCTCTCCGACCTCTTCGTGCAGATGGAGGAAATGCGCGCCGGTGCCATCGAGGCCGCCGAACAGGCGGCGCGCAGGGCACTGGCCACGGCCCCCGCCAGCGGCTCGGACGAGGAGATCGAGGCGCTCCGCCGCGAGATCGCGGAGGTCCGCAAGGCGCGGCTCGCCCCCGATCCACGGGGCGCAGAGACGGTCGACGCCGTCCAGCAGACCTTCGAACGCGTGGCGCGGCGCATCGCCGAGATCGAGCCGGCCGAGACCCCGATGGCGCCCTCGCCGCCGCTCGCCCCGGTCGCCGCCGAACCCGCCATCGCCCGTCCCAAGGCAGCCGCCACCGTGGTCGCGGAACGATCCGCCGCGCCCGTGTCCCGCCAGGCGGCGCCGAGCCGCCCGCCCGGCAGCGTCGACCTGCCGCTGGAGCCGGGATCCGGCGCCCCCCGCGTGCGCCCGCCCGCCCCCGGCGCCGCCCCCGCGGGTGGCAGCAAGACCGATTTCATCGCCGCCGCCCGTCGCGCCGCCCGCGCCGCCGCCGTCGATCCGGCATTGCGCCCCGAGCCCGAGGAGCCCGCAAAGGCCGGTTTCTTCGCGAGGTTCCGCGGTGCGCCCAAGCCCCAGGGCGAGGTCGAGTTGCCTGCCCCCGAGGCGAAGAAGCCCCGCTGGCGCAGCAAGGCCGTGAGCCAGGAGGCCGCGCCCCCCGTCGCCGCGCCGGAGCCGGTCGTCATGACCCCCGACGGGCCGGAGGCGGAGGCCAGGCCGGTCGTCTCCGTCAACCGCAAGACCATCCTGATGGGTATCGCCGCCGCCCTGCTGGTGCTCGCCGCCGGCATCGCCACCATGCCGAAGATCCGCAGCCTGATGGACGCGACCGGCACCCCGCGCGCGGCGGCGCCCGCGGCCTCGATCGAGGCTCCGGCGGCGGCGCCTATCGCCGCCACCCCGGCCGCCGCCCCGGGCGCGAGCTTCGCGCCGGCCTCCACCAGTTCCACACCCGCCGAGCTGACGCCGCCGACCGCCACGCCTGCGGCGACCGATCCGGCCCCCGCCGAGCCCGAGGGCGACACCTCCGCCCCCGAGACGACCGGCTCCGTCACCGCCGCCCGCACCCCGCCCCCCGGCATGACCGTGTCACCCTCGGGCTGGCAGCCGGTGGACACGCGCACCGGCCGCGCCCTCACCCTGCCCGCCCCCCTGAAGGCCGCCGCCGAAGCCGGCGATCCGCTCGCCGCCTATGAAATGGGCACCCGCCACCTCGAGGGTCGCGGCGTCGCCGTCAGCGCGGCGGAAGCGGCCAAGTGGTACCAGCGCGCCGCCGATGCCGGCGTCGTGCCGGCCCAGTACCGCCTCGGCAGCCTTTATGAGAAGGGCACCGGCGTTCTGCGCGACTACGAGCGCGCCCGCCGGCTCTACGAGCGGGCCGGCGAGGCCGGCAACGCCAAGGCCATGCACAACCTCGCCGTCATGTACGCCCAGGGGCAGGCGGCGCCGCGCCCCGACTACAAGACCGCGGCCCAGTGGTTCCGCCGCGCCGCGGAGCACGGCGTCGCCGACAGCCAGTACAATCTCGGCATCCTCTATGCCCGCGGCCTCGGCGTCGACCAGAGCCTGGCCGAGAGCTACAAGTGGTTCGCCCTGGCGGCCGCCGGCGGCGACCAGGATGCGGGCAAGAAGCGCGACGAGGTGGCCGCCCGCCTCGACGCCCAGACGCTGGTCGCCGCGCGCCTCGCCGTCCAGACCTTCGCGCCGAAGACCGAGCCCGATGCCGCCGTCCGCATCGCCGCACCTGCCGAATGGAGCGATCCGCCCGCCGCCGGGGCTCCGGCCCAGCCGGCCCGGCCCGCCCCTCGCCGCGCCCAGTCGAGCCGCTGAGGCGGCGGCGCCGACGG contains:
- a CDS encoding SEL1-like repeat protein — protein: MRHTVPWSVKGVDQDAREAAKEAARRSGMSLGEWLNSAIAEQAAEAAAAAQVDTGLSTVTRRLESISQRLDAVTRRESETAIPKTPPARGDNSDIVRALDAVARLAEISERRSAAAIEAVERLGSARAVPAPAPPPRAALAQPAERSDHTAELDAIARSIRNLDMPAPRHSEATAGMMMPPRSFRGDIESAVAEIAARQKVLAGGEREAPARATAPVGPAEAPPMAGMSPDMAPIAARLDALSRQIEQVLGQPRPQPPRPSETNALAGEIGRLSKRIDAMSAAPADGLHDEIKSLSGRVEQMRREFAERETGQYDRAVAELRSDIAAIADQLSDLAPRRAVASLEAEVQGLGARLDAARAQGLAAEPLETLVQEFEQALARLMPAEGIAEELKALSMRVDSLATRGLSSGVIETLAAETSAIRAMLADTVSRDAIDALGDQIAALGRRIDELADQRRPGSDVEAITSAIEARIEEIAERLAAAPRPATAASNPQLEEALRRLADKLEDSHARPEDPKALAEIERHILSLAAKIDAADGRFAQLGTIERGLSDLFVQMEEMRAGAIEAAEQAARRALATAPASGSDEEIEALRREIAEVRKARLAPDPRGAETVDAVQQTFERVARRIAEIEPAETPMAPSPPLAPVAAEPAIARPKAAATVVAERSAAPVSRQAAPSRPPGSVDLPLEPGSGAPRVRPPAPGAAPAGGSKTDFIAAARRAARAAAVDPALRPEPEEPAKAGFFARFRGAPKPQGEVELPAPEAKKPRWRSKAVSQEAAPPVAAPEPVVMTPDGPEAEARPVVSVNRKTILMGIAAALLVLAAGIATMPKIRSLMDATGTPRAAAPAASIEAPAAAPIAATPAAAPGASFAPASTSSTPAELTPPTATPAATDPAPAEPEGDTSAPETTGSVTAARTPPPGMTVSPSGWQPVDTRTGRALTLPAPLKAAAEAGDPLAAYEMGTRHLEGRGVAVSAAEAAKWYQRAADAGVVPAQYRLGSLYEKGTGVLRDYERARRLYERAGEAGNAKAMHNLAVMYAQGQAAPRPDYKTAAQWFRRAAEHGVADSQYNLGILYARGLGVDQSLAESYKWFALAAAGGDQDAGKKRDEVAARLDAQTLVAARLAVQTFAPKTEPDAAVRIAAPAEWSDPPAAGAPAQPARPAPRRAQSSR